One segment of Homalodisca vitripennis isolate AUS2020 unplaced genomic scaffold, UT_GWSS_2.1 ScUCBcl_1611;HRSCAF=5460, whole genome shotgun sequence DNA contains the following:
- the LOC124371569 gene encoding histone H1-like: MADSATTAPAPAAPTPKKAKAAAASKKPRVKPAHPPTSDMVNAAIKSLKERGGSSLQAIKKYIAANYKVDAEKLAPFIRKYLKSAVASGALTQPKGKGATGSFKLSVKSSGEGAKSAGSETVKKAAKKAPAKPKAGDKKPKAAKKPAAAKKPAAAAATKKAAKPKTPSKAKKVAKPPTKKPKSPKPKKVAVKKAKTPKKTAAKKK; encoded by the coding sequence ATGGCAGACTCCGCTACAACGGCACCGGCACCAGCCGCTCCCACACCGAAGAAGGCGAAGGCCGCGGCCGCCAGCAAGAAGCCCCGCGTCAAGCCGGCTCACCCACCGACGTCGGACATGGTGAACGCGGCCATCAAGAGCCTGAAAGAGCGCGGCGGTTCGTCGCTGCAGGCCATCAAAAAGTACATCGCGGCCAACTACAAGGTTGACGCCGAGAAGCTGGCCCCTTTCATCAGGAAGTACCTCAAGTCGGCCGTAGCGTCCGGCGCTCTCACCCAGCCGAAAGGCAAGGGCGCCACCGGCTCGTTCAAACTGTCGGTGAAATCCTCCGGAGAAGGAGCCAAGTCCGCCGGCAGCGAGACGGTCAAGAAGGCCGCCAAGAAAGCACCGGCCAAGCCGAAAGCCGGCGATAAGAAGCCGAAGGCGGCCAAAAAGCCAGCCGCAGCCAAGAAACCGGCCGCCGCCGCCGCGACCAAGAAGGCCGCCAAGCCCAAGACTCCCAGCAAGGCAAAGAAGGTCGCCAAACCGCCGACCAAAAAGCCCAAGTCGCCCAAACCGAAGAAAGTGGCCGTGAAGAAAGCCAAAACGCCCAAGAAGACCGCCGCCAAGAAGAAGTAA
- the LOC124371566 gene encoding histone H3 — protein sequence MARTKQTARKSTGGKAPRKQLATKAARKSAPATGGVKKPHRYRPGTVALREIRRYQKSTELLIRKLPFQRLVREIAQDFKTDLRFQSSAVMALQEASEAYLVGLFEDTNLCAIHAKRVTIMPKDIQLARRIRGERA from the coding sequence ATGGCACGTACCAAGCAGACCGCTCGTAAGTCCACCGGAGGCAAGGCGCCCAGGAAGCAGTTGGCCACCAAGGCAGCCCGTAAGAGCGCGCCGGCCACAGGAGGCGTGAAGAAGCCTCACCGTTACAGGCCCGGCACCGTCGCCCTGCGTGAGATCAGGCGTTACCAGAAGAGCACCGAACTGCTGATCCGCAAGTTGCCGTTCCAGCGTCTCGTCCGCGAGATCGCCCAGGACTTTAAGACCGACCTGCGTTTCCAGAGCTCCGCCGTCATGGCACTGCAGGAGGCCAGCGAGGCTTACCTGGTCGGACTCTTCGAAGACACCAACTTGTGCGCCATCCACGCCAAGCGAGTCACCATCATGCCCAAGGACATCCAGCTGGCGCGCCGCATCCGCGGAGAACGAGCCTAA